Proteins from one Anaerohalosphaeraceae bacterium genomic window:
- the rplW gene encoding 50S ribosomal protein L23, which yields MNEYAIIVRPIITEQSIHFANARNVYAFEVNPKANKVQIRQAIEKIYNVKVRDVRTAHVKGKPRRRGRFFTHTKAWKKAWVVLQDEYRIDLY from the coding sequence GTGAATGAATATGCGATTATAGTTCGGCCGATTATTACGGAACAAAGCATTCACTTTGCCAATGCGCGGAATGTGTATGCGTTTGAGGTGAATCCGAAAGCCAACAAGGTTCAGATTCGCCAGGCGATTGAGAAGATTTACAACGTGAAGGTTCGGGATGTCCGCACGGCCCATGTGAAGGGGAAACCCCGCCGCCGCGGGCGTTTCTTCACCCATACCAAGGCCTGGAAAAAGGCCTGGGTTGTGCTGCAGGATGAGTATCGGATTGATTTGTACTAA
- the rplC gene encoding 50S ribosomal protein L3 has product MVMLLGKKVGMTQVYDDAGRMTPVTVLQAGPCTILQVKTPEKDGYCALQLGFDDVKPSRVKKPQKGHADKAGTAVKRFVREWRLSEQPKEEYKPGSLLDVKIFEGVQYVDVSGISKGKGFAGVMKRHGFGGQPASHGTERKHRSPGSLSGHGSDRGHGGNIKKGKRMAGHMGMDRVTSRNHKLVWIDAENNLLAVKGPVPGPAGGYVEIRTAKTKK; this is encoded by the coding sequence ATGGTGATGTTGCTCGGTAAAAAAGTAGGAATGACTCAGGTCTATGATGATGCAGGGCGGATGACGCCTGTGACAGTTCTCCAGGCCGGTCCGTGCACGATTCTTCAGGTGAAAACGCCGGAGAAAGACGGATATTGTGCTCTGCAGCTCGGGTTTGATGATGTGAAGCCCTCTCGGGTTAAGAAACCGCAAAAAGGGCATGCGGACAAGGCGGGCACGGCGGTAAAGCGTTTTGTTCGGGAATGGCGTCTATCGGAGCAGCCGAAAGAGGAGTATAAACCGGGGTCTTTGCTGGATGTGAAGATTTTTGAAGGGGTTCAGTATGTGGATGTCAGCGGCATCAGCAAAGGCAAGGGATTTGCCGGCGTGATGAAGCGGCACGGGTTCGGCGGACAGCCGGCCTCTCACGGAACGGAGCGCAAGCACCGTTCGCCCGGGTCTTTGAGCGGACACGGCAGCGACCGCGGTCACGGCGGGAATATCAAGAAAGGCAAGCGGATGGCCGGTCATATGGGGATGGACCGCGTCACCAGCCGCAATCATAAACTGGTCTGGATTGATGCAGAAAACAACCTGTTGGCGGTGAAAGGTCCGGTTCCTGGGCCCGCCGGCGGGTATGTGGAAATCCGAACAGCGAAGACAAAGAAGTAA
- the rpsJ gene encoding 30S ribosomal protein S10, which yields MASETERIRIRMEAYDHRALDSSAKEIVEQARRTNALVSGPIPLPTRIERYTVLRSPHVDKKSREQFEMRTHKRLIDIYDANARTVEALNRLVVPASVFVKIKA from the coding sequence ATGGCAAGCGAAACAGAACGAATTCGTATCCGGATGGAGGCCTATGACCATCGGGCATTGGACAGTTCCGCCAAGGAAATCGTGGAGCAGGCCCGGCGTACCAATGCTTTGGTGAGCGGTCCGATTCCGTTGCCGACCCGGATTGAGCGGTATACCGTTCTTCGCAGTCCCCATGTGGACAAGAAATCTCGGGAACAGTTTGAGATGCGCACGCATAAGCGTCTGATCGATATCTATGATGCCAATGCCCGCACGGTGGAAGCCCTGAACCGGCTTGTTGTCCCTGCGAGCGTTTTTGTCAAGATAAAGGCTTGA
- the fusA gene encoding elongation factor G: MSERLKKLRNIGIMAHIDAGKTTVSERILYFSGKTYKIGEVHEGTAVMDYLEEEQKRGITITSAATKCFWNGHIINLIDTPGHVDFTAEVERSLRVLDGAIAVFDASEGVQAQSETVWRQGKKYGLPCLCFVNKMDKIGADFDMCVASIREKLQAHPVPIQIPIGAESDFVGLVDLIEEKAFFYDQLEVGADWREEPIPDSLKDHAQVARHDLIEAAAEFDEELLDAYLHDRPVSAQQLYRAIRKGTVEGRLHPVLVGAALRNMGIRRLLNAVCDFLPSPLDRPPAIAFRGEKQEQKVEIVPDEKKPFVALAFKITADKHGDLYFLRIYQGTLRKGSRVLNTNRNRKENITRIFEMHANERFLLDEARAGEIVAVVGLKETLTGDTLTDTHYPVQLESIRFPETVISMSIEPKSAADRTKLGEALRILRREDPTFDHTYDEETGQTLISGMGELHLEILQHKLIRDLGVDVRVGKPRVAYKETISVPAEGEGKFVKQTGGRGQYGHVIIRVEPNLDENGNLCRENVFVNAVIGGTVPKEYIPAAESGIHEGLGSGPLAGYPVVGVKVTLLDGSYHSVDSSDLAFEQAGVLAIRDALSKAQPILLEPIMRVQIIIPDQYFGAVQGNLISRRGVITNTELHGTTRVIDARVPLAEMFGYSGELRGATAGRGSFTMEPLTYERVPEQISEKILLGY, translated from the coding sequence ATGAGCGAACGACTGAAAAAACTGAGAAATATCGGGATTATGGCTCACATTGACGCGGGCAAAACGACCGTCAGTGAGCGGATTTTGTACTTTTCCGGAAAGACCTATAAAATCGGCGAAGTTCATGAAGGAACCGCCGTAATGGATTATCTGGAGGAGGAGCAGAAACGGGGTATTACGATCACCTCGGCGGCCACCAAATGTTTCTGGAACGGTCATATCATCAATCTGATTGATACGCCGGGGCATGTGGATTTTACGGCGGAAGTCGAGCGGTCTTTGCGGGTTTTGGATGGGGCGATAGCAGTATTTGATGCATCCGAAGGGGTTCAGGCGCAGAGCGAGACGGTCTGGAGGCAGGGGAAGAAGTACGGACTGCCGTGTCTGTGCTTTGTTAATAAGATGGACAAAATCGGGGCGGATTTTGATATGTGTGTGGCCAGCATTCGGGAGAAGCTGCAGGCCCATCCGGTCCCGATTCAGATTCCCATCGGGGCGGAAAGCGATTTTGTCGGGCTGGTGGATTTGATTGAAGAGAAGGCGTTCTTTTATGACCAGCTGGAGGTAGGGGCGGACTGGCGGGAGGAGCCGATACCCGATTCGCTGAAAGACCATGCGCAGGTGGCGCGTCATGATTTGATTGAGGCGGCGGCGGAATTTGATGAAGAGCTTCTGGATGCGTACCTGCATGACCGTCCGGTGTCGGCCCAGCAGCTGTATCGGGCGATTCGCAAGGGAACTGTGGAGGGAAGGCTGCATCCGGTTCTGGTTGGGGCGGCGCTGCGGAATATGGGGATTCGGCGGCTTTTGAATGCGGTGTGTGATTTCCTGCCTTCGCCGCTGGACCGTCCGCCGGCGATTGCTTTTCGGGGGGAAAAGCAGGAACAGAAGGTGGAAATTGTTCCGGATGAGAAAAAGCCGTTTGTGGCGCTGGCGTTTAAGATTACGGCGGATAAGCACGGGGATTTGTATTTTCTGCGGATTTATCAGGGAACGCTGCGGAAGGGCAGCCGGGTCCTGAATACCAACCGAAACCGCAAGGAGAATATTACGCGGATTTTTGAGATGCATGCCAATGAACGGTTTCTGCTGGATGAGGCGAGGGCCGGAGAAATTGTGGCGGTTGTGGGACTCAAAGAGACTCTGACGGGGGATACGCTGACGGATACGCATTATCCGGTGCAGCTGGAAAGCATTCGTTTTCCGGAAACAGTGATCAGTATGTCGATTGAGCCGAAGTCGGCGGCGGACCGAACCAAACTCGGTGAGGCGCTTCGGATTCTGCGCCGTGAAGACCCGACGTTTGACCATACCTATGATGAAGAGACCGGCCAGACCTTAATCAGCGGGATGGGAGAACTGCATTTGGAGATTCTTCAGCATAAATTAATCCGGGATTTGGGTGTGGATGTCCGGGTTGGGAAGCCGCGTGTTGCCTATAAAGAGACTATCAGTGTGCCTGCCGAAGGGGAAGGCAAGTTTGTCAAGCAAACAGGCGGGCGAGGGCAGTACGGTCATGTGATTATCCGAGTGGAGCCGAATCTGGATGAGAACGGCAATCTGTGCAGAGAAAATGTTTTCGTGAATGCTGTCATCGGCGGAACAGTCCCCAAAGAATATATTCCGGCTGCTGAAAGCGGCATCCATGAGGGATTGGGCAGCGGGCCGCTGGCGGGCTATCCTGTTGTAGGCGTTAAGGTTACGTTATTAGACGGCTCCTATCATTCTGTGGATTCATCGGATTTGGCGTTTGAACAGGCCGGTGTGCTGGCGATTCGAGATGCCCTTTCGAAGGCCCAGCCGATTCTGCTGGAGCCGATTATGCGGGTGCAGATTATTATCCCGGACCAGTATTTTGGGGCGGTTCAGGGCAATCTGATTTCCCGACGAGGAGTGATTACGAACACGGAGCTGCACGGGACAACGCGGGTGATTGATGCCCGAGTGCCACTGGCGGAAATGTTCGGCTATTCGGGGGAACTTCGCGGGGCAACGGCCGGACGGGGAAGTTTTACAATGGAACCGCTGACCTACGAACGGGTGCCGGAACAAATTTCAGAAAAAATTCTTTTAGGATATTGA
- the rpoC gene encoding DNA-directed RNA polymerase subunit beta', which yields MAETIYDRINDYGSVKISLASPNDIRSWSFGEVRKPETINYRTYRPEKDGLFCERIFGPERDWECACGKYKGTKFKGIICDRCGVKVTHSRVRRKRMGHINLAAPVVHIWFFKAMPSRLSTLLGMKTTDIEKIVYFQDYVVTDPGQSPLKAKQLLTEDEYRDALSKYGNCFKASMGAEAIKELLSKLDLAALSEELRAAINETTSKQKIKDLTKRLKLVNAIRASENKPEWMVLEVIPVIPPDLRPLVMLESGNFATSDLNDLYRRIINRNNRLKKLIDLNAPEVIIRNEKRMLQQAVDSLLDNGRCRRPVLGSNNRPLKSLTDMIKGKQGRFRENLLGKRVDYSARSVIVVGPHLKLYQCGLPKKIALELYQPFIIRKLKERGLADTIKSAKRMLERRDEQVWDILEEVIHQHPVLLNRAPTLHRMGIQAFEPVLVEGNAIMLHPLVCGGFNADFDGDQMAVHLPLSIEAQVEAHTLIMSTNNIFSPANGSPMLNASQDIVLGNFYITYMADKQKGEGMCFRDPMEAITALNLGVVSPHARVKVRLPESKEVLGERGREKGPVIETTPGRCLFNDILPPELPFYNIVMDKKRLGQVIEDAYKKAGCRATINLLDDIKELGFKQATLSGMSFGLMDLRIPPEKQAIIEATQKKVDRIMKNFNAGVLTEGERYNQIIDAWTHARVQVTNAMMRAMQNDVRDGKPYLNPIWVMRHSGARGSIDQIQQLAGMRTLMAKPSGEIIETPIKSNFREGLNVLEYFSSTHGARKGLADTALKTADSGYLTRKLADVAQNVIIREHDCGTLQGITKSTVYKGETVDVPLKQLIIGRTARDNIRNPITDEMIVRENEVITPEAAEKIEQLGLEAIRVRSPLTCESPLGVCAKCYGWDLSTGQLAEEGLAVGIIAAQSIGEPGTQLTMRTFHTGGIAAVSLIETDQKAPRDGIVKYLDLNAVETEVEGQKVLIALKRSGEMLLVDEKDRELERFKVPYGGTILVQEGQRVKKGERLFAWDPHRVPILAEVAGMVRLVDVIEGETMRLEEERKGQRGKPVIIEHKGDKHPQVIIEDKDGKILDVHYLPAKARVEVEEGQEVKAGALLARLPRSSSGTQDITGGLPRVTEIFEARKPKEPAAMAEISGVVELKTDKRRGKMTIIIRNESGMEKEHHVPRDRHLNFHTGDHVQAGDALTDGPLVPHDILRIKGEEALQRYLLREIQNVYRAQSVNINDKHIEIIIAQMMNKVEIDSVGDSPFLPGEVVDKTEFRRVNAELSKSLRVVEKGDTDLQEGQLVSKEVLEAANEKAAMLGGTPAKGKKPRPATANTLLLGITKASLQSESFISAASFQETTKVLTEAALAGKVDYLLGLKENVILGHLIPAGTAFKRHLDIRIKHLAEPPVPKQLEELREAKEAEAAKDRAVKAALGLE from the coding sequence ATGGCAGAGACGATTTACGATCGAATCAATGATTACGGTTCGGTGAAGATTTCGCTGGCCAGTCCGAACGATATTCGGAGCTGGTCGTTTGGGGAGGTCCGCAAGCCCGAGACCATTAACTACCGAACCTATCGGCCGGAAAAGGACGGATTGTTCTGTGAGCGGATTTTCGGTCCGGAACGGGACTGGGAGTGCGCCTGCGGCAAATACAAGGGGACGAAGTTTAAGGGGATTATCTGCGACCGGTGCGGGGTGAAGGTAACGCACAGCCGGGTGCGGCGCAAGCGGATGGGGCATATCAACCTGGCAGCACCGGTGGTTCATATCTGGTTTTTCAAAGCGATGCCGAGCCGGCTGAGCACACTGCTGGGGATGAAAACCACAGACATTGAAAAGATTGTGTACTTCCAGGACTATGTGGTTACGGACCCGGGGCAGAGCCCGCTGAAGGCCAAGCAGCTGCTGACGGAGGATGAATATCGGGATGCCCTCAGCAAATACGGCAACTGTTTTAAGGCCTCGATGGGGGCGGAGGCGATTAAGGAACTGCTCAGCAAGCTGGATTTGGCGGCGTTGAGTGAAGAACTGCGGGCGGCGATCAATGAGACGACCAGCAAGCAGAAGATTAAAGACCTGACCAAGCGTCTGAAGCTGGTGAATGCGATTCGGGCCAGCGAAAACAAGCCGGAGTGGATGGTGCTGGAGGTGATTCCGGTGATTCCGCCGGATTTGCGGCCTCTGGTGATGCTCGAGAGCGGCAATTTTGCGACCAGCGACCTGAACGATTTGTATCGGCGGATTATCAACCGCAACAACCGTCTGAAGAAGCTGATTGACCTGAATGCGCCGGAAGTGATTATCCGCAACGAGAAGCGGATGCTTCAGCAGGCGGTGGATTCGCTGCTGGACAACGGGCGGTGCCGTCGGCCGGTGCTGGGCAGCAACAACCGTCCGCTCAAGAGCCTGACGGATATGATCAAGGGCAAGCAGGGGCGCTTCCGCGAGAACCTGCTGGGCAAGCGAGTGGACTATTCGGCCCGGTCGGTGATTGTGGTGGGGCCGCACCTGAAGCTGTATCAGTGCGGTCTGCCCAAGAAGATTGCGCTGGAGCTGTATCAGCCGTTTATCATCCGCAAACTCAAGGAGCGGGGTCTGGCCGATACCATCAAAAGCGCCAAACGGATGCTTGAGCGGCGGGATGAGCAGGTGTGGGATATTCTGGAGGAAGTGATTCATCAGCATCCGGTTTTGCTGAACCGGGCCCCGACGCTGCACCGGATGGGCATTCAGGCCTTTGAACCGGTGCTGGTGGAAGGAAACGCGATTATGCTTCACCCGCTGGTCTGCGGCGGCTTTAATGCGGACTTTGACGGCGACCAGATGGCGGTGCATCTGCCGCTGAGTATTGAAGCGCAGGTGGAAGCGCATACACTGATTATGTCCACGAACAACATTTTCTCGCCCGCCAACGGTTCGCCGATGCTCAACGCTTCGCAGGATATCGTGCTGGGCAACTTCTACATCACCTATATGGCGGACAAGCAGAAGGGCGAGGGGATGTGCTTCCGCGACCCGATGGAGGCGATTACGGCTCTGAATCTGGGCGTTGTAAGCCCACACGCGCGGGTCAAGGTTCGTCTGCCGGAGAGCAAAGAGGTGCTGGGCGAGCGGGGCCGGGAAAAAGGGCCGGTGATTGAGACGACGCCCGGGCGGTGTCTGTTTAATGACATTCTGCCGCCGGAACTGCCGTTCTACAACATTGTGATGGACAAGAAACGGCTGGGCCAGGTGATTGAAGACGCCTATAAAAAGGCCGGCTGCCGGGCGACAATTAACCTGCTGGATGACATCAAGGAATTGGGCTTCAAGCAGGCGACCCTGTCGGGGATGAGTTTCGGCCTGATGGACCTGCGGATTCCGCCGGAGAAGCAGGCGATTATCGAAGCGACCCAGAAAAAGGTGGACCGCATTATGAAGAACTTCAATGCGGGTGTTCTGACGGAAGGGGAGCGTTACAACCAGATTATTGACGCCTGGACCCATGCCCGCGTGCAGGTGACCAATGCGATGATGCGGGCGATGCAGAACGACGTACGCGACGGCAAGCCCTATCTGAACCCGATTTGGGTGATGCGTCACTCGGGCGCCCGCGGCAGCATCGACCAGATTCAGCAGCTGGCCGGCATGCGTACTCTGATGGCCAAACCCAGCGGCGAAATTATTGAAACGCCGATTAAGTCAAACTTTCGCGAAGGTCTGAACGTGCTGGAATACTTCAGCTCGACGCACGGGGCCCGCAAGGGTCTGGCGGATACGGCTCTGAAGACGGCCGACTCGGGCTATCTGACGCGAAAGCTGGCGGATGTGGCCCAGAATGTGATTATCCGGGAACATGACTGCGGCACGCTGCAGGGGATTACAAAATCGACGGTGTACAAAGGTGAGACCGTGGACGTGCCGCTCAAGCAGCTGATTATCGGCCGCACGGCCCGCGACAACATCCGCAACCCGATTACGGACGAGATGATTGTTCGTGAAAACGAGGTGATTACGCCGGAAGCGGCGGAGAAGATTGAGCAGCTGGGTCTGGAGGCGATTCGCGTCCGGAGCCCGCTGACCTGCGAAAGTCCGCTGGGGGTGTGTGCCAAGTGCTATGGGTGGGATTTGAGCACAGGCCAGCTGGCGGAGGAAGGCCTGGCGGTGGGCATCATTGCCGCTCAGTCGATCGGGGAGCCGGGAACCCAGCTGACAATGAGAACCTTCCACACCGGCGGGATTGCGGCGGTGTCTCTGATTGAAACGGATCAGAAAGCCCCGCGTGACGGCATTGTCAAATATCTGGACCTGAATGCAGTGGAGACGGAAGTCGAAGGGCAAAAGGTGCTGATTGCTCTGAAGCGCAGCGGCGAAATGCTGCTGGTGGATGAAAAAGACCGTGAGTTGGAGCGGTTTAAGGTGCCGTACGGCGGGACGATTCTGGTGCAGGAAGGCCAGCGGGTCAAGAAGGGCGAGCGTTTGTTTGCCTGGGACCCGCACCGTGTGCCGATTCTGGCCGAGGTGGCCGGCATGGTTCGGCTGGTGGATGTCATCGAAGGCGAGACGATGCGTCTGGAAGAAGAGCGCAAGGGCCAGCGCGGCAAGCCGGTGATTATTGAACACAAAGGCGACAAGCACCCGCAGGTGATTATTGAAGATAAAGACGGCAAGATTTTGGACGTGCACTATCTGCCGGCCAAGGCCCGCGTGGAGGTCGAAGAGGGACAGGAAGTCAAGGCAGGGGCTCTGCTGGCTCGTCTGCCTCGCAGTTCCAGCGGGACGCAGGATATTACCGGCGGCCTGCCTCGTGTGACGGAAATCTTTGAGGCCCGCAAGCCCAAAGAACCGGCGGCGATGGCGGAAATCAGCGGTGTGGTGGAGCTGAAGACCGACAAGCGACGCGGCAAGATGACCATTATTATCCGCAATGAAAGCGGAATGGAAAAGGAACACCATGTTCCGCGCGACCGTCATTTGAACTTCCACACCGGAGACCATGTTCAAGCCGGGGATGCCCTGACGGACGGGCCGCTGGTTCCGCATGATATTCTGCGGATTAAGGGAGAAGAAGCCCTGCAGCGGTATCTCCTGCGGGAGATTCAGAATGTGTACCGAGCGCAGAGTGTGAACATTAATGATAAACACATTGAAATCATCATTGCCCAGATGATGAACAAGGTGGAGATTGATTCGGTGGGCGACAGTCCCTTCCTGCCCGGCGAAGTGGTGGATAAGACGGAGTTCCGCCGGGTCAATGCGGAATTGAGCAAGAGTCTGCGTGTTGTGGAAAAAGGCGATACAGACCTGCAGGAAGGCCAGTTGGTATCCAAGGAAGTTCTGGAGGCGGCCAATGAAAAGGCGGCGATGCTGGGCGGAACGCCCGCCAAGGGCAAAAAGCCGCGTCCGGCTACGGCTAATACGCTGCTGCTGGGCATCACGAAGGCCTCGCTGCAGTCGGAAAGCTTCATTTCTGCAGCCAGCTTCCAGGAAACGACAAAGGTCTTGACAGAGGCGGCGCTGGCGGGTAAAGTAGACTATTTGCTGGGTTTGAAGGAAAATGTGATTTTGGGACATTTGATCCCGGCAGGGACGGCGTTCAAGCGTCATTTGGATATTCGAATCAAGCATTTGGCCGAGCCGCCTGTGCCCAAGCAGCTTGAGGAACTTCGTGAGGCCAAAGAGGCCGAAGCGGCCAAAGATCGAGCGGTCAAGGCGGCGTTGGGTCTTGAATAG
- the rplD gene encoding 50S ribosomal protein L4, which translates to MIDVAVYNREGQEVDRIQVNEDVLGGHVRAALLKQAIVMYHANRRVGTAATKNRGRVEGSTRKLYRQKGTGNARMGTIRTCSRRGGGVAFAKLPRDFSQRMPKKQRQLARDSAILAKLQSGQVVVVDELAFSEPKTKEFARVLKNLKIDRSCLVTIPKLDENLYKSARNVPKVDVMVVSDLNAGDICNKQKMLFTKEAFLSVVNRQTNTN; encoded by the coding sequence ATGATTGATGTAGCAGTTTACAATCGAGAAGGGCAGGAAGTTGACCGGATTCAGGTCAATGAAGACGTCTTGGGCGGTCATGTTCGAGCGGCCCTGCTGAAGCAGGCGATAGTGATGTATCACGCCAATCGGCGTGTAGGGACGGCGGCGACGAAAAACCGCGGCCGTGTGGAAGGGTCCACCCGAAAGCTGTATCGGCAGAAGGGGACCGGAAACGCCCGAATGGGTACGATTCGAACCTGTTCGCGTCGGGGCGGCGGTGTGGCGTTTGCCAAGCTGCCCCGGGATTTCAGCCAGCGGATGCCCAAGAAGCAGCGTCAGCTGGCGCGGGATTCGGCGATTCTGGCCAAGTTGCAGAGCGGGCAGGTGGTTGTGGTGGATGAGCTGGCGTTTTCCGAACCCAAGACGAAGGAATTTGCCCGGGTACTGAAGAATCTGAAGATTGACCGCAGCTGTCTGGTGACGATTCCGAAGCTGGATGAGAATTTGTACAAATCCGCACGGAATGTTCCGAAAGTGGATGTGATGGTGGTTTCGGACCTGAATGCCGGCGATATCTGCAATAAGCAGAAGATGCTTTTTACGAAAGAGGCGTTTCTGTCCGTCGTAAATCGACAGACCAATACGAATTAA
- the rpsG gene encoding 30S ribosomal protein S7, producing MATKKFTASYEMLKPDPVYHSKTVSKFINCLMWEGKKSKASKIFYEAMKIIQEKMPDVPPLEVFETAVENVKPILEVRSKRVGGASYQVPMQVRPARQQSLAFRWIIAAARGKGGKPMHIRLASELMDAYKKEGTAITTRENVHRMAEANKAFAHFA from the coding sequence ATGGCAACAAAAAAGTTTACAGCTTCCTACGAAATGTTAAAACCGGATCCGGTTTATCACAGCAAGACCGTCTCGAAGTTTATCAACTGCCTGATGTGGGAAGGCAAGAAGAGCAAGGCCAGCAAGATTTTTTATGAGGCAATGAAGATAATCCAGGAGAAAATGCCGGATGTCCCGCCGCTGGAGGTGTTTGAAACGGCAGTGGAAAACGTCAAGCCGATCTTGGAGGTTCGCAGCAAGCGAGTCGGCGGTGCCAGCTATCAGGTGCCGATGCAGGTGCGTCCTGCGCGTCAGCAGTCGCTGGCCTTTCGGTGGATTATTGCGGCGGCCCGCGGCAAGGGCGGAAAGCCGATGCATATCCGGCTGGCTTCCGAACTGATGGATGCCTATAAGAAGGAGGGAACCGCCATTACGACCCGCGAGAACGTGCATCGAATGGCCGAGGCCAACAAGGCCTTTGCTCACTTTGCCTAG
- the rpsL gene encoding 30S ribosomal protein S12, whose product MPTINQLVRKGRSKKGKKRISDISGSPQKRGVCLIVRTQTPKKPNSALRKIARVRLTNGKEVTAYIPGIDHNLQEHSTVLIRGGRVHDLPGVRYHIIRGVLDAAGVAGRKQGRSKYGAKKA is encoded by the coding sequence ATGCCTACAATTAACCAGTTGGTAAGAAAAGGCCGGAGCAAAAAAGGCAAAAAGAGAATTTCCGATATCAGCGGCAGCCCGCAGAAGCGGGGGGTCTGTCTGATTGTTCGAACCCAGACCCCCAAAAAGCCGAACTCGGCTTTGCGGAAGATTGCCCGTGTGCGTCTGACCAACGGCAAAGAAGTGACGGCGTATATTCCGGGGATTGACCACAATCTACAGGAACACAGTACAGTGCTGATTCGAGGCGGGCGTGTTCACGACCTGCCCGGTGTTCGCTATCATATCATTCGCGGCGTGCTGGATGCCGCCGGTGTGGCCGGACGCAAGCAGGGACGCAGCAAGTACGGAGCCAAGAAGGCCTAA
- the rpsS gene encoding 30S ribosomal protein S19 translates to MGRSRKKGPYVDEKLYLKVRRQMETGSKEPIKTWARACTVIPEFVGYTFLVHNGKMFHKVFITEDMVGHKLGEFSMTRTFRGHSGAKKEEAK, encoded by the coding sequence ATGGGACGCTCGCGAAAAAAAGGGCCGTATGTCGATGAGAAGTTGTATCTGAAGGTCCGTCGTCAGATGGAAACGGGCAGCAAAGAACCGATTAAGACATGGGCTCGTGCCTGCACGGTGATACCGGAGTTTGTCGGGTATACTTTTTTGGTCCACAACGGAAAGATGTTCCATAAAGTTTTTATTACAGAAGATATGGTGGGCCATAAACTGGGAGAATTTTCAATGACCCGCACGTTCCGCGGTCACTCCGGAGCCAAGAAAGAAGAGGCCAAATAA
- the rplB gene encoding 50S ribosomal protein L2: MAIRVYRPTSPGRRNASVIDYKKELTAFRPEKSLCVRIKKSGGRNNTGETTVRFRGGGGRRIYRIIDFKRNKDNMPAKVLTIEYDPNRNCFISLVQYEDGEKRYILAPQGIQVGQTVESGPSVEPKVGNAMPLEFIPVGVEIHNIELEAGQGGKLVRTAGGVARVMAKEGDWVTIILPSGEMRMVRKECRATIGQLSNSDYQNVKVGKAGRNRHKGIRPHVRGKAMNPVAHPLGGGEGRANGGRHPCSPTGVLAKGGKTRNPRKVSSRRIIRRRKSNQGVQLVL; the protein is encoded by the coding sequence ATGGCCATTCGAGTTTATAGACCGACCAGTCCCGGGCGCCGCAATGCTTCGGTGATTGATTATAAGAAGGAATTGACGGCGTTTCGTCCGGAGAAGAGTTTGTGTGTCCGCATCAAAAAGAGCGGCGGCCGAAACAATACCGGAGAGACGACAGTTCGGTTCCGCGGGGGCGGCGGGCGCCGGATTTACCGGATTATCGATTTCAAGCGGAATAAGGACAATATGCCGGCGAAGGTTCTGACGATTGAGTATGACCCGAACCGCAACTGCTTTATCTCGCTGGTGCAGTACGAAGACGGTGAGAAACGCTACATTCTGGCTCCGCAGGGTATTCAGGTGGGGCAGACGGTCGAAAGCGGCCCTTCGGTGGAGCCGAAAGTCGGCAATGCAATGCCGCTGGAGTTTATTCCGGTGGGTGTGGAGATTCACAATATTGAGCTGGAGGCAGGTCAGGGCGGCAAACTGGTTCGCACGGCCGGGGGTGTCGCCCGTGTGATGGCCAAGGAAGGGGACTGGGTGACGATTATTCTGCCCAGCGGTGAAATGAGAATGGTTCGCAAGGAATGCCGGGCGACCATCGGGCAGCTGAGCAATTCGGATTATCAGAACGTCAAGGTCGGCAAGGCCGGCCGGAATCGTCATAAGGGAATTCGCCCGCATGTTCGCGGAAAAGCAATGAACCCGGTAGCGCACCCGCTGGGCGGCGGTGAGGGCCGTGCCAACGGCGGTCGGCATCCGTGTTCTCCGACGGGTGTGCTGGCCAAGGGCGGCAAGACACGGAATCCGCGCAAGGTGAGCAGCCGACGGATTATTCGCCGCCGCAAGAGCAATCAGGGTGTTCAGTTAGTGCTGTAG